One region of Eupeodes corollae chromosome 1, idEupCoro1.1, whole genome shotgun sequence genomic DNA includes:
- the LOC129953731 gene encoding probable cytochrome P450 9f2 isoform X5, producing the protein MVKDFDHFINHREVFNENFGGLFGKSLFFMRNNKWKNMRHTLSPVFTGSKMRQMFILINEVAKESMDFLKEKSENHQEIDFDIKNYFTKFTNDTIASAVFGLKINSFKDECNEFYLMGKRVTTPTILQSIKFYLYLNLKSLSEFLKIQIFSKADTDYFSRLVLDTMKYRENNNISRPDMVHMLMEARGSLVGNGEESKNSVQWTDEEIVAQFFLFLFAGFEITATMMAFAASELMQNPDMQEKLRQEIFEVKRNLNGEPLTYEVLQSMKYMDMVVSETLRRWTPTPITFRHCNKDFTYKDDDVHVTIKAGETIAIPIVGFHQDEQYFPNPEKFDPERFSDENKGNIRPFTYLPFGIGPRSCLGSRFALLEGKAILFYILSEFRIEHSPRSRVPIVLEFAAFNLVAKGGNWMKLVPLESASRGVQP; encoded by the exons ATGGTTAAGGACTTTGATCATTTTATCAATCATCGTgaagtttttaatgaaaatttcgGTGGTCTTTTTGGTAAATCTTTGTTTTTCATGCGAAATAAcaaatggaaaaatatgcgtCATACTTTGAGTCCCGTCTTCACTGGCAGCAAAATGCGTCAAATGTTCATATTAATCAATGAGGTTGCCAAAGAATCAATGGATTTCCTGAAAGAAAAATCCGAAAATCACCAGGAAATcgattttgatatcaaaaactaCTTCACCAAATTTACAAATGACACAATTGCTTCTGCGGTTTTTGGTTTGAAGATTAATTCTTTCAAAGACGAATgtaatgagttttatttgatGGGAAAGAGGGTTACCACACCGACAATTCTCCAGAGCATCaagttttatttgtatcttaaCTTAAAATCCTTATCGGAA ttcttgaaaatcCAAATATTTAGCAAAGCTGATACCGATTATTTCTCACGCCTGGTTCTGGACACAATGAAATATAGGGAAAATAATAACATAAGTCGCCCAGATATGGTGCACATGTTGATGGAAGCTAGAGGATCTCTGGTGGGAAATGGGGAAGAGAGTAAGAACTCAGTCCAATGGACAGATGAAGAAATTGTAGCCCAATTTTTTCTATTCCTTTTTGCTGGTTTTGAGATAACTGCAACAATGATGGCATTTGCTGCTAGTGAACTTATGCAAAATCCAGATATGCAGGAGAAACTTCGTCAggaaattttcgaggtgaaaagaAACCTCAACGGAGAACCCCTTACCTATGAAGTTCTTCAAAGCATGAAGTACATGGATATGGTCGTATCTGAAACTCTGCGAAGATGGACGCCAACACCTATAACATTCCGTCATTGTAACAAGGATTTCACGTATAAGGATGATGATGTTCATGTGACGATCAAAGCTGGCGAAACAATTGCCATACCAATTGTTGGCTTCCACCAAGACGAGCAATATTTCCCGAATCCAGAGAAGTTCGACCCGGAAAGGTTTAGTGACGAAAATAAAGGTAATATTCGTCCGTTCACATATTTGCCTTTCGGAATCGGACCAAGAAGCTGTCTAG gAAGCCGATTTGCCCTTTTGGAGGGTAAGGctatattgttttatattttgagtgAATTCCGCATCGAGCACTCACCTCGGAGCAGAGTTCCAATTGTTTTAGAATTTGCGGCATTCAATCTTGTAGCGAAAGGTGGTAATTGGATGAAGCTAGTTCCGCTTGAAAGTGCCTCGAGGGGAGTGCAACCATAG